TCGGCCGTGACCCGGGTGGGCGAGACCCGGCCCAGGCCGGTGGACGTGCGGATCGTGGCGGCCACCAACCGCAGGCTCCTCGATGCGGTGCAGGACGGGTCGTTCCGGAACGACCTGTACTACCGGCTCCGGGTCGTGCACATCGAGCTTCCTCCCCTGCGGGAGCGGCGGGAGGACATCCTGCTGCTGGCCCACGCGTTCCTCCAGCGGTTCGCCCGGGCCTACGGCAAGGGGTTCGAGGACATCGACCCCCGGGCCGCCCGCACCCTGCAGCGGTATGACTACCCCGGCAACGTGCGGGAGCTGCGAAACATCATCGAGAGTGCGGTGGTGATGGGGCGGGGGAAGATCATCCACGAGTCCCACCTGCGCGAGGCCATGGGGGAAGAGGCGTTTTCCCGGGCCTCGGGGGCGCCGGCCGAGTGGGAGCTGCCGTTCGACGAGGCCCTGGCGCGGGTGGTGGAGGAGTTCGAGCGGGCGTATCTGGAGCACAACCTGCGGAGGTTCGGGGGTCGGATCAAGAACCTGATCCAGGCCTCGGGGCTGTCGCGCCGAACCATCGAACGCAAGATGGCCCGCTACGGCCTGTCGCGGCGCGACTTCGTGCCCGGCCGGGGGCCGGGGGGAGGATCGAAGGGGTAACGATCTTGGGCGAACGCCGTGCGGGCCGCGCGCTCCCACACCGCGAACTCCTCGGGAGAGAGCGACGGCGCACCCCGAAGGTCCGGGTCCAGCACCTCGTCGGTTCGGCACCGTTGCAGGGTCCACCCCACCTCCGCGGCCCGGCTCCGAAACCTCCGGCCCAGATCCCGCCCCAGCCGGCACACTTCCTCGAGACTCAGAAGGGCCGGGTGCACCGTCGTGCGGATCTCCAGGGGAACGGCAGCACACTCCAAGGCTCGCAACGAGGCATCCACGGCCTCCGGATCCGAGCCCGATCCCGCGTTGCGGCGGTAAGGCACGCCCTCCAGGGGCGCCTTCACGTCCAGGGCCACCTGGTCCACCAACCCCGCCTCCAGCAGCGACGCCAGCACCCCGGGCCGGGACCCGTTGGTGTCGAGCTTGATCCGGAACCCCAGGGCCCGAAACCGCTCCAGCAAGGCCGGGAGCCCCGGGTGGAGCGTCGGCTCGCCCCCGGTCACGCACACCCCATCCACCCACCCCCGAAGCCGCACCAGCCGCTTCTCCACCTCGTCCCATGGCCAGGTCGGCACCTCGTGGGGCGAGGTCACGATCCGGTGATTGTGGCAGTACGGACACCGGAAGTTGCACCGCGCCAGGAACACCACGGCGGCCACCTGGCCCTTCCAGTCCGTGAAGGAGGTTTCCAGGAATCCTTTGATCTCTGGGAACTCCACTTAGGCCTCCGCTCGAACGACGAGGGGCGACGAAGTCGTCGCCCCTCGCTCACCGGACGATCCCGGTCCGTCTCCCTCACCAGGGCGCCACGCCCGGGACTACGCTGCCTGCCCCTCCAGGCCCTCCAGGTACTTACGGATCCGCACGGCTCCCGTGAGATAGTTCGAATCCTCCAGCACCAGGATCGGTAGATTCCTCTCGGCCACGTTCACCAGCCCGTGCCAGGCCAGGTGGGCCAGGGCGTCCGGGTTTTCCGGCCCCAGCTCCTCCACCGCCACGCCCAGGGCGGCCAGATCCACCCGCTCCTTCACGTACTCGCACTTCTCACACCCAACCTTCGTGAACAGCGTCATGGGATCCTCCTGTAACTCCGGTCTTCGGTCGACGGTCTACGGTCGCCGGTCGGGGCGGCTTTCCGAGCCGCCCGGGGGCCCCACCCGACGGGGCCGGGCTCACGCCTCTGCCGCGCCGGCCCCGGCGGAGGGGGCGCCGGAGAAGTAGCCCGCCGTGCGCTGCCGGTCGTGAAGCTCGCCGATCTTGCCCTTGTTCCAGGAGCTGATCTTGGTGAAGTACCCAGTGATCCGGGTGATCCCCTCCACCTCGTCGCTGCCGCAGTGCGGGCAGGTCTCCGACAGCCCCCGGCTCGTGCGGGCGCAGGCCACGCAGGTGGTGAACTCGGGGCTGAAGGCCACCTGGTCGTTGTGGGTGTTCCGGAAGATCTTCA
This is a stretch of genomic DNA from Deferrisoma camini S3R1. It encodes these proteins:
- a CDS encoding anaerobic ribonucleoside-triphosphate reductase activating protein, whose amino-acid sequence is MEFPEIKGFLETSFTDWKGQVAAVVFLARCNFRCPYCHNHRIVTSPHEVPTWPWDEVEKRLVRLRGWVDGVCVTGGEPTLHPGLPALLERFRALGFRIKLDTNGSRPGVLASLLEAGLVDQVALDVKAPLEGVPYRRNAGSGSDPEAVDASLRALECAAVPLEIRTTVHPALLSLEEVCRLGRDLGRRFRSRAAEVGWTLQRCRTDEVLDPDLRGAPSLSPEEFAVWERAARTAFAQDRYPFDPPPGPRPGTKSRRDRP